From Pseudomonas sp. G2-4:
CACCTGATGGCGGACGGTTTTACCTTCAAGCCGAAACAGCCGGTGGACTGGATGGTCTGCGACATCGTCGAGAAACCGGCGCGTAACGCGGCGATGCTGGAAGAATGGATCGGCGAGGGCCATTGCCGCGAAGCGGTGGTCAACCTCAAACTGCCGATGAAACAGCGCTATGCCGAGGTCAAGCGTCTGCTCGAACGCATCGCCGACGGTTTCAAGGCCCGGGGCATCAAGGTCGAGATCGGTTGCAAGCAGCTGTACCACGACCGTGAGGAAGTAACCTGCCATTTGCGGCGGTTGGACACGAAAAAGCCGAAGTCCCGTTGATGCCTTGAAGGGTTTTTGTGGCGAGGGAGCTTGCTCCCGCTGGGTTGCGAAGCAACCCCCAGTCCAAAGAGCGACGACTGCTGCGCAGCCGAGCGGGAGCAAGCTCCCTCGCCACAGGGATTGATGCAGAACTGTTAAGGGCGCCGGCATTGCGCGACAATGCCGGCCAGTTTCAGGAGTAGAACATGAGTGAAATGAACGATGCGCCGGTCGACGGCACGCTGGATGCCACGGGCCTCAATTGCCCGGAGCCGGTGATGATGCTGCACCAGCATATCCGCGACCTGGCCCCCGGCGGACTGCTGAAGGTGATCGCCACCGACCCTTCGACCCGCCGCGACATCCCCAAGTTTTGCGTGTTTCTGGACCACGAGCTGGTGGCCCAGCATGAGGAGGCTGGCACTTACCTCTACTGGATCCGCAAGAAGCTCGCTTAATCCGATGAGCGACTGATGCGGATCTGCTTGCGCGCGCTGCGGGCCAGGCGAATCGACAGCATCAGCGCCGCGCAGCTCAAGCCCACGATCAAGCCTTGCCACAACCCGCTCGGGCCGCTGGGCGCGCCGAGCCAATCGGTCAGGCCCAGGGCGTAACCCACTGGCAGGCCGATGCCCCAATACGCGAACAGCGTCAGGATCATCGTCACCCGGGTGTCCTGGTAGCCGCGCAACGCGCCCGCCGCC
This genomic window contains:
- the tusA gene encoding sulfurtransferase TusA, producing MSEMNDAPVDGTLDATGLNCPEPVMMLHQHIRDLAPGGLLKVIATDPSTRRDIPKFCVFLDHELVAQHEEAGTYLYWIRKKLA